In one window of Bemisia tabaci chromosome 4, PGI_BMITA_v3 DNA:
- the LOC140223774 gene encoding uncharacterized protein, with the protein MPDGCPLTSDINNNNRSGSGHGNCSRCASNACGNTKCNSGACYGQTPGAAHQNGGGSAYAGAASQGGKSTTQWTTRQDESLGEVGSCVPRCSVCEICTLYLRSAIACCVIL; encoded by the exons ATGCCCGATGGTTGTCCGCTGACGAGCGacatcaacaacaacaaccgGAGTGGAAGCGGCCACGGCAACTGCAGCCGCTGTGCCAGCAACGCTTGCGGCAACACCAAGTGCAACAGCGGGGCCTGCTATGGCCAAACGCCCGGCGCCGCCCATCAAAACGGCGGCGGCTCAGCTTACGCCGGTGCCGCCTCGCAGGGAGGCAAGTCTACAActcaatggactactagacaag ATGAATCTCTAGGGGAGGTCGGGTCCTGTGTTCCCAGGTGCTCCGTGTGCGAGATCTGTACGCTCTACCTCCGTTCTGCTATTGCCTGCTGCGTCATTCTTTGA